The following coding sequences lie in one Paenibacillus durus ATCC 35681 genomic window:
- a CDS encoding ABC transporter ATP-binding protein, with amino-acid sequence METIIQTTELVKKYRGRTAVDHLELSIGRGEIYGFLGPNGAGKTTTIRMLLGLIAPTEGRVEIFGQDLRKERMDILRRVGSLVESPSYYGHLSAEENLEAIRRILGAPKRRIAEVLDIVSLIGEEKRPVKGFSLGMKQRLGIAAALLGSPELLILDEPTNGLDPSGIQEIRSLIMSLPQEHGITVLVSSHLLSEIEQMAGTVGIIRQGRMIFQDTIAHLRQRSAGEMRLVVSEPEAALEEACRRGYDGMLRTGELRFSGMNDAQVALLVKALVEQGHAIYRVEEQRQSLEEFFLQVVEREGL; translated from the coding sequence ATGGAAACGATTATACAAACGACGGAGCTGGTGAAAAAATATCGCGGCCGAACGGCGGTGGATCACCTGGAGCTGAGCATCGGGAGAGGCGAAATTTACGGATTTCTCGGGCCGAACGGCGCGGGCAAGACGACAACCATCCGTATGCTGCTCGGTCTGATCGCGCCGACGGAGGGGCGCGTCGAAATCTTCGGTCAAGATCTCCGCAAGGAGAGAATGGACATTTTGCGGAGAGTCGGCTCGCTTGTCGAATCGCCCTCCTACTACGGCCATTTGTCGGCGGAGGAGAATCTGGAGGCGATCCGGCGCATTCTCGGCGCGCCGAAACGCCGCATCGCCGAGGTGCTGGACATTGTCTCTCTGATCGGTGAGGAGAAGCGTCCGGTCAAGGGATTCTCGCTCGGGATGAAGCAGCGGCTCGGCATCGCCGCCGCGCTGCTCGGCAGCCCCGAGCTGCTCATTCTGGATGAGCCGACGAACGGGCTCGACCCGTCCGGCATTCAGGAGATCCGCAGCCTGATCATGTCGCTGCCGCAGGAGCACGGCATTACCGTACTCGTGTCCAGCCATTTGCTGAGCGAAATCGAGCAGATGGCTGGAACGGTCGGCATCATCCGCCAAGGCCGGATGATCTTCCAGGACACGATTGCCCATCTCCGCCAGCGCTCGGCGGGAGAGATGCGGCTGGTCGTGTCGGAGCCGGAGGCCGCTTTGGAGGAAGCTTGCCGCAGAGGGTATGACGGCATGCTGCGCACAGGCGAGCTCCGCTTCTCCGGAATGAACGATGCGCAGGTCGCCTTGCTGGTTAAGGCGCTCGTCGAGCAAGGACACGCCATTTACCGGGTGGAGGAGCAGCGGCAGTCTCTTGAGGAATTCTTTCTGCAGGTCGTGGAAAGGGAGGGGCTGTGA
- a CDS encoding sensor histidine kinase, whose protein sequence is MSRYLLIIAAAVMFLPVIISLNIIFVSLSSNWIKIRMDDRTKSELALYSNTSNLENRWHEAARLLAGKSPREIDTRIRELGGSYQYAAMFWVDGSGVTRLSLPAQKKAPGSASDKETSVPETWTVSSAITFMKGSINRDPLTIVAFIGDRSDAGEGFMVMTVPRSVLRRDVSSFPTLGYVTVLLVLFIGFVAVSWLFFARIRRRLLRLQTAMTLDGRDGLPAAIPKGKPDEVGLLEEAFNTMVAELKDSRRREREEEELRKRLIADLSHDLRTPLTVVRSHLFEVGKEPLSLQGRESLNLMDERIADLGVLIDNLLSYNLLASGRVKLSPERKDILRLLRESAAAWYPIWTKEGMEVDIELEGEPLYWEVDEIWFKRVLDNLHQNIVRHAKGGGYVGIAAEDRSGTRTVVIRDRGRGIGEDAPVKGAGLGLAIVDMLLSRMGLAWTAESTPDGTSVFIFPKERNNLNET, encoded by the coding sequence ATGTCACGGTATCTGCTGATTATCGCGGCCGCCGTGATGTTCTTGCCCGTTATCATTTCTCTTAATATCATCTTTGTTTCCCTTTCCAGCAACTGGATTAAGATACGGATGGATGACAGAACAAAGTCCGAGCTGGCGCTCTACTCCAACACTTCCAATTTGGAGAACAGATGGCATGAAGCGGCTCGACTGCTGGCCGGCAAGTCTCCCCGGGAGATTGACACGCGCATAAGGGAACTGGGCGGAAGTTACCAATACGCTGCAATGTTCTGGGTGGACGGGAGCGGGGTCACCCGGCTGTCGCTTCCTGCGCAAAAGAAGGCGCCCGGGAGCGCCTCCGACAAGGAGACCTCCGTCCCGGAGACATGGACGGTTTCTTCGGCGATCACTTTTATGAAAGGAAGCATCAACCGTGATCCGCTGACTATTGTCGCTTTTATCGGCGATCGTTCCGATGCCGGTGAAGGCTTCATGGTCATGACGGTTCCGAGGTCCGTGCTGCGGAGAGACGTAAGCAGTTTTCCGACTTTGGGGTATGTTACGGTGCTGCTCGTCCTGTTCATCGGGTTCGTGGCGGTATCCTGGCTGTTCTTCGCCAGAATCCGCAGGCGGCTGCTGCGGCTGCAAACCGCGATGACCCTTGACGGGCGTGACGGCCTTCCGGCAGCGATTCCAAAGGGCAAGCCCGATGAGGTAGGTCTGCTGGAAGAGGCGTTCAATACGATGGTTGCGGAGCTTAAGGACAGCCGGCGCAGAGAGCGGGAGGAAGAGGAGCTGCGCAAGCGGCTGATCGCCGATCTGTCTCACGATCTGCGTACGCCGCTTACCGTTGTGCGCAGTCATTTGTTTGAGGTCGGCAAGGAACCGCTGTCCTTGCAGGGAAGAGAATCGCTCAATCTGATGGATGAGCGCATCGCCGACCTTGGCGTTCTGATCGACAACCTGCTGAGTTATAATCTGCTGGCAAGCGGCAGGGTGAAGCTGTCGCCGGAGCGCAAGGATATTCTCAGGCTGCTGCGGGAAAGCGCCGCGGCGTGGTACCCGATATGGACCAAGGAAGGCATGGAGGTTGACATTGAATTGGAGGGCGAACCCTTGTACTGGGAGGTCGATGAAATCTGGTTCAAGCGTGTGCTGGACAATCTGCATCAGAACATCGTGCGCCACGCCAAGGGCGGCGGTTATGTCGGGATTGCCGCCGAGGACCGCAGCGGCACACGCACTGTCGTCATCCGCGACCGGGGACGGGGCATAGGCGAAGATGCTCCGGTGAAAGGGGCGGGTCTCGGACTCGCTATCGTCGATATGCTGCTGTCCCGCATGGGGCTTGCCTGGACGGCGGAGAGCACTCCGGACGGCACCTCGGTCTTCATTTTTCCGAAAGAGCGGAATAATTTAAACGAAACTTAA